TCCGCCAGATCCTCGAGCACAGCGAGAGCAAGCTGCTGTTCGTGGGCAAGCTCGACGGCTGGGAAGGCATGAAGCCCGGCATCCCTGCCGGCCTGCCCTGCATCCACCACCCGCTGAGCCCGGATGACGCCAAGAAGAGCTATCCCGGCTGGGACGCCATCGTCGCCAGGACCGAGCCGCTCAAGGGCAACCCGGTGCGCCCGGCCGACGAGCTGGCCACCATCATGTACACCAGCGGCACCACGGGTGCGCCCAAGGGCGTGATGCACAGCTTCGGCACCTTCGCCTGGGGTGTGCAGAGCGGCTTGAAGCGCGTGCCGGCCATCAACCGCAGCGCGCGCATGCTGAGCTACCTGCCGCTGTCGCACGTGGCCGAGCGCGCGCTGGTGGAGCACGGCATCCTGGCCACCGGTATGCACTTGTACTTCGCCGAGAGCCTGGACACCTTCACCGCCGACCTGCAGCGCGCACGGCCCACGGTGTTCTTCAGCGTGCCGCGCCTGTGGGTGAAGTTCCAGCAGGGCATCAGCGCCAAGATGCCGCCGAAGAAGCTGGACCTGATGCTGTCCATTCCCATCCTCGGCGGCATCGTGCGCAAGAAGATCCTCACCGCCCTGGGCCTGCAGGAGTGCGCGTTCGCCGCGGGCGGTGCCGCGCCGATGCCGCCGGACCTGCTGCGCTGGTACAACAGGCTGGGACTGGATCTCGTCGAGGTCTACGGCATGACCGAGAACTGCGGCGTCAGCCACGCCACGCTGCCGGGCAAGCAGCGCCCGGGTACCGTGGGCCTGCCCTACGACGGTGTGCAATGCCGCATCGACCCCGCCACCGGCGAGATCCAGATGAAGGCGCCCTGCCTGATGCTCGGCTACTACAAGGAGCCCGAGCTCACGAAGCAGGCCTTCACCGACGACGGCTGGCTGCGCACCGGCGACAAGGGCACGCTCGACGGCGAGGGCAACCTCAAGATCACCGGCCGCGTGAAGGACCTGTTCAAGACGAGCAAGGGCAAGTATGTGGCGCCCGCGCCCATCGAGGACCGGCTCGTCATGCACAGCGCCATCGAGGCCTGCTGCGTCACCGGCGCCAACCTGGGGCAGCCGCTGGCGCTGGCCATGCTCAACGTCGATGCCAGCCGCAAGGCGGGCAGCGCCGAGGGCCGCTCCGAGCTCGAGGCCTCGCTCGCGGCCCACGTCAAGGCCATCAACGAGCAGCTCGACCCGCACGAGCAGCTCGACTGCCTGGTCGTCACGGCCGAGGGCTGGACGGTGGACAACGACCTCATCACGCCGACCTTCAAGGTCAAGCGCAACCGCATCGAGGACCTGTTCGCGAAGAACTACGACGCCTGGGTGGGCATGCGCAAGACCGTGGTCTGGCAAAAAGCCTGAGGTCGCAGCCGCCCGGGCTGTTCGCACCGCTCCGGGCCGCTCGCACTGTTCAGGTTTTCAGCGGTTGGCGGCCGGCGCCACGGGCGGCAGCGCGCTCGCCGGGTTCGGCAGGCTGATCCCGGGGCCGAGCGGGATGTCTTCGGTCAGCGTGACCTGGGTGACGAAGTGCCGCGTGTCGCCGAAGCAGGTGGTGGGCAGGCCGACCTTCTCTTCGTAGTGCAGCGCCACGCGCTTGCCGATGTGGCGCGTAATGTCGGCGGCCACGGCGTCGTCGTGCACCGTGAAGAGGAACTTCTCCGCCGTGCTGCCGGGCAGCGAGACGAGCGAGAGCTCGCCCTCCCAGGTCTTGCACAGCCAGCCCTTTTTGCTGAGCTTCTGCACCCAGCCGGCGCGCTCGCCCTCGGAGTAGTTCCAGCTCAGGGCCGCCCAGATCCAGGCCGCGGCCAGCAGGGCCAGCACGAGCAGCGGCACGAGCACGAACTTCAGCAGCTTCATGCCGCCGGATGATAGGCGGCCCGCGTCAGGGCCCGCGTCAGGCCC
This portion of the Ideonella sp. WA131b genome encodes:
- a CDS encoding AMP-binding protein, producing the protein MAVSVSLDALALQRLYHWESTTPDKIAFTQPMGGGQVVEFTWRQVMDQARRMAAHLQSLGLQPGDKVALLSKNTAHWLMSDFAIWLGGFVSVPLYPTLAAGTIRQILEHSESKLLFVGKLDGWEGMKPGIPAGLPCIHHPLSPDDAKKSYPGWDAIVARTEPLKGNPVRPADELATIMYTSGTTGAPKGVMHSFGTFAWGVQSGLKRVPAINRSARMLSYLPLSHVAERALVEHGILATGMHLYFAESLDTFTADLQRARPTVFFSVPRLWVKFQQGISAKMPPKKLDLMLSIPILGGIVRKKILTALGLQECAFAAGGAAPMPPDLLRWYNRLGLDLVEVYGMTENCGVSHATLPGKQRPGTVGLPYDGVQCRIDPATGEIQMKAPCLMLGYYKEPELTKQAFTDDGWLRTGDKGTLDGEGNLKITGRVKDLFKTSKGKYVAPAPIEDRLVMHSAIEACCVTGANLGQPLALAMLNVDASRKAGSAEGRSELEASLAAHVKAINEQLDPHEQLDCLVVTAEGWTVDNDLITPTFKVKRNRIEDLFAKNYDAWVGMRKTVVWQKA